One genomic window of Verrucomicrobiota bacterium includes the following:
- a CDS encoding manganese/iron ABC transporter ATP-binding protein, translating into MTQTLPAFTVDVSHVSVTYNNGQTALQDASFLLEAGTICALVGINGSGKSTLFKSIMGFVRPTRGTVLIAGEPVRVAQKKNWVAYVPQSEEVDWSFPVSVWDVVMMGRYGHMNFMRIPRAQDRQIVMESLERVKMQDFQKRQIGELSGGQKKRVFLARALAQRGRIMLLDEPFTGVDVQTESAIIDLLRELRGQGHIILVSTHNLGSVPDFCDRVVLINKTILAYGATSQVFTQENLARAFGGVLRHFKLDESTIDDGDGRCVTLLTDDERPVVFGKGGHLEYKQPAHKDEKK; encoded by the coding sequence ATGACCCAAACGCTCCCCGCATTTACCGTTGATGTCAGCCATGTCAGTGTGACGTATAATAACGGACAGACGGCACTACAAGATGCCTCCTTTCTTTTGGAGGCCGGTACCATTTGCGCATTAGTGGGGATCAATGGGAGCGGCAAATCCACCCTTTTCAAATCCATCATGGGTTTTGTCCGTCCCACTCGCGGGACGGTGCTTATCGCCGGTGAACCAGTCCGTGTGGCCCAGAAAAAAAACTGGGTAGCGTACGTCCCCCAGTCGGAGGAGGTGGATTGGAGTTTTCCTGTGAGTGTCTGGGACGTCGTGATGATGGGGCGGTACGGGCACATGAATTTTATGCGGATCCCGCGCGCTCAGGACAGGCAGATTGTAATGGAGAGCCTAGAGCGGGTGAAAATGCAGGATTTCCAAAAACGTCAGATCGGGGAACTCTCCGGAGGACAGAAAAAGCGCGTGTTTCTGGCACGTGCCCTCGCCCAGCGGGGGCGGATCATGCTTTTGGATGAACCCTTCACAGGGGTCGATGTGCAGACGGAATCAGCGATTATTGATCTGTTGCGAGAACTGCGCGGGCAGGGGCACATTATCTTGGTCTCTACCCATAATCTGGGAAGTGTGCCGGATTTTTGTGACCGGGTCGTATTGATCAATAAAACGATTCTCGCTTACGGTGCCACCTCCCAGGTATTCACTCAGGAAAACCTTGCCCGAGCCTTTGGGGGTGTCCTCAGGCATTTTAAACTGGATGAATCGACAATAGATGACGGTGACGGACGTTGTGTGACTTTGTTAACAGATGATGAAAGACCGGTGGTTTTTGGAAAGGGCGGCCATCTGGAATACAAGCAGCCCGCTCACAAGGATGAGAAAAAATGA
- a CDS encoding metal ABC transporter permease — protein MMETWLIPFSYTYMIKAMMVSALIGGVCAILSCFMTLKGWSLMGDALSHSIVPGVSIAYIIGLPFSVGAFVAGILAAGGMAFVKSNTRIREDAVIGIVFTTFFAFGLLLISLFPSNVSLKSIVFGNILGISDEDIWQVVWISGVTLLVIGLKWKDLLLYCFDANHARSMGINADFLHMLFLTLMAATAVAALQTVGACLVVAMLVTPGATAYLLTDRFSTMLAIACTMGVMSSLVGVYVSYYFNGSTGGCIVVLQTLIFIGVFVFSRKYGVLSVWLKRRRVIRTLSKA, from the coding sequence ATGATGGAGACATGGCTCATCCCATTTAGTTACACCTATATGATCAAGGCGATGATGGTCAGTGCTCTGATTGGCGGGGTATGTGCGATTTTATCTTGTTTTATGACACTCAAGGGCTGGTCGTTGATGGGGGACGCCCTATCCCATTCCATTGTGCCGGGGGTATCGATTGCCTATATCATCGGACTACCCTTTTCAGTGGGGGCCTTTGTTGCGGGGATACTGGCGGCCGGTGGCATGGCCTTTGTGAAATCAAACACTCGCATCCGGGAGGATGCGGTCATTGGCATTGTCTTTACGACTTTTTTTGCATTTGGTCTGCTGTTAATCTCTCTCTTCCCGAGCAATGTCAGCCTCAAAAGCATTGTATTTGGTAATATCCTCGGCATCTCGGATGAGGATATCTGGCAGGTGGTATGGATTTCGGGTGTGACCCTTCTGGTCATCGGCCTCAAATGGAAGGATCTCCTGCTCTACTGTTTTGATGCTAATCACGCACGCAGCATGGGCATTAATGCCGATTTTCTCCATATGCTGTTTCTGACCCTGATGGCAGCAACGGCGGTAGCAGCCCTTCAAACGGTCGGGGCGTGTCTGGTGGTGGCCATGTTAGTGACTCCTGGGGCGACGGCATATCTTTTGACGGATCGATTTAGTACCATGTTAGCCATTGCCTGTACGATGGGAGTGATGAGTTCCCTAGTGGGCGTTTATGTCAGTTATTATTTTAACGGGTCCACCGGAGGATGTATTGTCGTCCTGCAGACACTCATTTTCATTGGGGTCTTTGTATTTTCCCGGAAATACGGTGTGCTTTCCGTCTGGTTAAAACGTCGCCGGGTCATAAGGACATTGTCAAAAGCATGA
- the tsf gene encoding translation elongation factor Ts, giving the protein MSAGTIEIPAKLVGELRAKTNASMMDCKKALIATNGDIEEAILELRKRGQASADKKSSRDTNEGVIAAAIKAGGDAGALCEVNCETDFVARNTDFQTFVKEVGETILVNPEADFKEKCVTVVSKLGENIAVRRVLKYDLQGKGLIASYIHLGAKVGVLIEVGCESDQSVTTGAFRDFVKDITLHIAASAPLVVSRDEVDQALIEREKIVFREQVKDKPAAAIDKIIEGKVNKFLAGVALLDQAFVKSPDITVKEHMANVSKAAGETISIRRFVRWQLGEELPA; this is encoded by the coding sequence ATGTCAGCAGGAACCATTGAAATCCCGGCAAAACTGGTCGGGGAACTCCGTGCCAAGACCAATGCCAGTATGATGGATTGCAAAAAAGCCTTGATCGCCACCAATGGCGATATTGAGGAAGCGATCCTCGAGCTCCGCAAACGCGGGCAGGCCAGCGCGGACAAAAAATCATCCCGTGATACCAATGAAGGGGTGATTGCCGCCGCGATCAAAGCTGGTGGTGACGCCGGTGCCTTGTGTGAGGTGAATTGCGAAACTGATTTCGTCGCGCGGAATACCGATTTCCAGACTTTTGTTAAAGAAGTCGGGGAAACTATTCTGGTGAATCCTGAGGCCGATTTTAAGGAAAAATGCGTCACCGTAGTCTCAAAACTCGGAGAGAATATCGCTGTCCGCCGCGTTTTGAAGTATGACCTCCAAGGCAAAGGCCTGATCGCAAGTTATATCCATTTGGGCGCAAAGGTGGGTGTCTTGATCGAGGTCGGTTGCGAATCCGATCAATCCGTTACCACGGGTGCTTTCCGTGATTTCGTCAAAGACATCACTTTACATATCGCCGCCAGTGCCCCTTTGGTCGTCTCACGTGACGAAGTCGATCAAGCACTTATCGAACGCGAGAAAATCGTTTTTAGGGAACAGGTTAAAGACAAACCCGCCGCTGCTATCGACAAGATTATCGAAGGTAAGGTAAATAAATTCCTCGCGGGTGTGGCCCTCTTGGACCAAGCCTTCGTAAAAAGCCCTGACATCACAGTCAAGGAACACATGGCCAATGTCAGTAAAGCCGCCGGGGAAACCATCAGTATCCGTCGTTTTGTCCGTTGGCAACTCGGGGAAGAGCTTCCCGCTTGA
- a CDS encoding iron-containing alcohol dehydrogenase family protein, whose product MLRNTSIFIPTLVRIKPGALDRLGVYARRNHFLKVIVCHSQELDAALVERVRSSLHAEGIEVLLSTGILSSDFEHAQEIFLSLPAHADAMIAFGGGKALDVAKYVAFLSRIPFISVPTALSNDGFCSPQSSLDYEHKKKSFPAAMPYGVVIDTEVCLKAPKILWWSGIGDLVSKITAVCDWKLAFKKNGTQIDDFSALLSDATVFQFMARPEHDLDGIRLLGTALMLNGIAMEMCGSSRPASGSEHLVSHALDRISATPQMHGIQVGMATYLVSQLQGKGADRIAQLFDDTGFWDVPRATPFNQNDWVEAFRMAPGIKKDFYTILDERDCVPEIIRIIETDPRLAGLFI is encoded by the coding sequence ATGCTTAGAAATACCTCGATATTCATTCCCACTTTAGTCCGGATAAAACCGGGGGCTCTTGACCGCTTGGGTGTGTATGCTCGGCGGAATCATTTTCTCAAGGTAATCGTCTGCCATAGTCAAGAGCTCGACGCAGCCTTGGTGGAGAGGGTCCGGTCCTCCCTGCATGCTGAAGGGATCGAGGTGCTCCTGTCGACGGGTATCCTTTCCTCTGATTTTGAGCATGCCCAGGAAATATTCCTTAGCTTGCCTGCGCATGCGGATGCGATGATCGCTTTCGGGGGAGGCAAAGCTCTGGATGTCGCCAAATATGTGGCATTCCTTTCGCGGATTCCATTCATTTCCGTCCCGACCGCGTTATCCAACGACGGATTTTGCAGTCCCCAATCCAGCCTTGATTATGAGCATAAGAAGAAATCTTTTCCCGCTGCTATGCCCTACGGTGTGGTCATTGATACGGAGGTGTGCCTCAAGGCTCCAAAGATTTTATGGTGGTCGGGTATCGGAGACCTTGTCTCCAAAATAACAGCGGTCTGCGACTGGAAACTTGCCTTTAAAAAGAACGGCACACAGATCGACGATTTTTCCGCCCTTTTATCTGATGCGACCGTCTTTCAATTCATGGCGAGGCCGGAGCACGACTTAGACGGGATCCGTTTATTGGGGACGGCACTCATGCTCAATGGCATCGCAATGGAGATGTGCGGTTCCTCTCGCCCGGCCAGTGGGAGTGAGCATCTTGTTTCCCATGCTCTGGACAGGATTTCCGCGACCCCTCAAATGCATGGCATCCAGGTGGGTATGGCGACATATCTGGTCAGCCAGTTACAAGGCAAAGGGGCTGACCGCATCGCCCAGCTTTTTGATGATACTGGCTTTTGGGATGTGCCAAGGGCCACCCCCTTTAATCAAAACGATTGGGTGGAAGCTTTCAGGATGGCTCCCGGGATTAAAAAAGATTTTTATACGATATTGGATGAACGCGATTGTGTGCCGGAAATTATTCGGATTATTGAAACAGATCCCCGTCTAGCAGGCCTTTTTATCTAA
- the rpsB gene encoding 30S ribosomal protein S2, whose translation MSKIDIKDLIEAGVHFGHQTRRWNPKMKGLIFEARNGIHIINLSHTVEQIVAAQDFLRSIAQGGGDVLFVGTKKQAKEVVKQAAENSGSPFVVERWLGGMLTNLKTIRRSINRLNELDGMDKDGRTNLLTKKEQSMHRHESEKLHRNLDGIRQMDGQPGAMVVVDVNYEQIALAEARRLNIPVVAIVDTNVNPEAVNYPIAGNDDAIRSIKIIIDALANTVAEARKNAPKKRTKPVSSKPGEEVVEVVEVSEIEAVSA comes from the coding sequence ATGTCAAAAATCGATATTAAAGACCTCATCGAAGCCGGCGTCCATTTTGGACACCAAACACGCCGTTGGAATCCGAAAATGAAAGGCCTCATCTTTGAAGCCCGTAACGGCATCCATATTATCAATCTTTCCCATACCGTGGAGCAAATTGTTGCTGCCCAGGATTTCCTCCGCTCGATCGCCCAAGGTGGTGGAGATGTGCTTTTTGTCGGGACAAAGAAACAAGCCAAAGAAGTCGTCAAACAAGCCGCTGAAAATTCCGGTTCCCCCTTTGTTGTGGAACGTTGGCTCGGCGGGATGTTGACCAATCTCAAAACGATCCGACGCAGTATCAACCGCCTGAATGAACTCGACGGCATGGACAAGGACGGACGCACAAATTTACTCACCAAAAAAGAACAATCCATGCACCGTCACGAGAGCGAGAAGCTCCACCGTAACCTCGACGGTATCCGTCAGATGGACGGTCAACCCGGCGCCATGGTTGTTGTTGATGTTAATTACGAGCAAATCGCACTGGCTGAAGCCAGACGCCTGAATATTCCCGTCGTCGCCATTGTCGATACGAATGTGAATCCGGAAGCGGTGAATTACCCGATTGCCGGTAATGACGATGCCATCCGCTCGATCAAAATCATTATTGATGCCTTGGCTAATACCGTGGCTGAAGCCCGCAAGAATGCCCCAAAGAAACGCACAAAACCAGTTTCTTCCAAGCCCGGTGAAGAAGTCGTCGAAGTCGTGGAAGTCTCCGAGATCGAAGCAGTTTCGGCATAA
- a CDS encoding PAS domain-containing protein, whose translation MSTDQSKLGGDADKLSPLHDLHNGSAGDNSDYPDPAERLRQLEKQIAELQEKNARLQVSWDNSRDVSDLQKAESAAQERLKLFQTLLEAMPDAVYLKDKDGHIIIANEAICRHFGFSSQSEIIGKTDHDLHPKDEADIYRQEELDIMEGKIPLLNLKNFFKDKQDSQRVILKSKFPYLDTQGNVTGILGINRDITDLIEARHQAEGQLAILKTALDALPDSFYVKDIDSRFIMVNKHLCQLCYLPEKELLGKSDKDFCTPQMADDYRRDELEVMRTLKPIVDKEERTIFPDGTSMWLLTTKVPYIDSHGQVAGIMGVTQDITSLKQAEENASTQRDLLQKVLDCLPEAIYLKDTESRFILLNKTLQEWTGNSSKELLIGKNDEELFSPQQADIYRQEELNIISDGKPLINKEESFIINDKIRHILTTKLPYFDATGKITGILGVSRDITDIKVVQQEAADRLELLHTLIESLPDMICLKDLNHKIAFANGTYAKRFGLSDPTVLIGTDDYDFHPPEEADIYVAEEKRMIETGMPLFNVSNSYWDSNGQKHELLKSKIPYRDHDGAIVGILGINRDITELKNLQEEAEERLKLLQTVIDALPDAIYLKDNDSRFILGNKDLCRALGVESINEIIGKTDFDFNSSDLATKFKAEEMKIMDSDCPIINQEEWHQASDGTKTYIFRTKIPYRDTAGNVIGTLGINRDVTELQKVREELNQKLALLQMLIDHIPDYIYIKDLDSRILMANKSAVRGAGFKKMEDFVGRTDHDNFPADVADKLLAEEQRVLKQGHMETFLNECYDKSSQQHQIILTTKIPLRDIAGNLIGLVGIGRDITEVKKQETMLVRTEKLAAVGTLAAGTAHQFNNLLAIIMGTVEMVLGDPSLSGKCREYLNTTMEASKKANVIVKDLLTFARQKKPIHQLSSLNQVLEQTIRILEYEYKNDRISLEKDLRDIPDYLMDPDKLSHVFMNLLVNAQHALAGITDKKVKVTSKYENGRMAVLIQDNGCGISREHMGSIFDPFFTTKGASAQGSTPQAKINGTGLGLSVCNSIIQEHGGTIEVTSEADAGTTFTVSFLIQSPNRPLQAISASGKILVVDDELLVRKVVTEVLSRKGFLIEQASNGQEGLEMILKGRFEAVVTDLSMPVMGGIEMIQKMNENMPVSERPAMVVVSGYVGDHENLLKSLDVAAIVDKPFTSEDLYQGVSAATVHFQKRQKSRLSS comes from the coding sequence ATGAGTACTGACCAGTCTAAACTCGGGGGCGATGCGGATAAACTCTCTCCGCTACATGATCTTCATAACGGGAGTGCAGGGGATAATTCGGATTATCCCGATCCTGCCGAGCGTTTGCGCCAGCTTGAAAAACAAATTGCCGAACTCCAAGAGAAAAATGCCCGATTACAGGTATCATGGGATAACAGCCGGGATGTTTCTGATTTGCAAAAAGCTGAATCGGCAGCCCAAGAGAGATTAAAGCTTTTTCAGACACTCTTAGAAGCCATGCCTGATGCCGTTTATTTGAAAGATAAAGATGGCCATATCATCATTGCTAATGAGGCCATTTGCCGACATTTTGGATTTTCCTCTCAATCAGAGATCATCGGTAAAACGGATCATGATCTTCATCCCAAAGATGAAGCAGATATTTACCGGCAGGAAGAGTTAGATATTATGGAGGGCAAAATCCCCCTGCTAAATTTAAAGAATTTTTTCAAGGATAAGCAAGACAGTCAGAGGGTGATCTTGAAGTCGAAATTCCCTTACCTTGACACCCAAGGGAATGTGACCGGGATATTAGGGATCAATCGTGATATCACAGACCTGATCGAGGCCCGCCATCAGGCGGAGGGACAACTGGCCATCCTGAAAACGGCATTGGATGCATTGCCAGATTCATTTTATGTAAAAGATATTGATTCGCGTTTTATCATGGTCAACAAACATCTTTGCCAGCTCTGTTATTTGCCGGAAAAGGAATTATTGGGGAAAAGTGACAAAGATTTTTGCACTCCTCAAATGGCCGATGATTACCGCAGGGACGAGCTGGAGGTCATGCGTACTCTCAAACCGATAGTTGATAAAGAGGAGCGGACCATTTTTCCCGACGGGACATCCATGTGGCTATTAACGACCAAGGTGCCATATATCGACTCACATGGACAAGTCGCCGGAATCATGGGGGTCACCCAAGATATCACTTCCTTAAAACAGGCCGAGGAGAATGCTTCAACACAAAGGGATTTGCTCCAGAAAGTATTGGATTGCCTGCCGGAAGCCATTTATCTAAAGGATACAGAGTCGCGGTTTATTCTTTTAAATAAGACCCTTCAGGAATGGACGGGTAATTCCAGCAAAGAGTTACTCATTGGTAAAAACGATGAGGAGTTATTCTCTCCACAGCAGGCGGACATATACAGGCAGGAGGAACTCAATATTATATCCGACGGGAAACCCCTCATTAATAAGGAAGAAAGTTTTATTATTAATGATAAAATCAGGCATATCCTCACGACTAAATTACCTTATTTTGACGCGACAGGGAAAATAACCGGAATTTTGGGAGTGAGCCGGGATATTACTGATATAAAAGTCGTCCAACAGGAAGCCGCTGACCGTTTGGAGCTTTTGCATACCCTGATCGAATCCCTCCCTGATATGATTTGCCTGAAAGACCTGAATCATAAGATTGCATTTGCTAACGGGACTTATGCAAAAAGATTTGGATTGTCCGATCCTACAGTCCTTATCGGGACGGATGATTATGATTTTCATCCCCCGGAAGAGGCGGATATTTACGTTGCCGAAGAAAAAAGAATGATCGAAACCGGTATGCCGTTGTTTAATGTTTCAAATTCCTACTGGGATTCAAATGGTCAAAAGCACGAGCTTCTTAAAAGTAAAATTCCCTATCGCGACCATGACGGTGCCATTGTGGGAATATTGGGGATCAACCGTGATATTACCGAGCTGAAAAACCTCCAAGAGGAAGCCGAAGAAAGATTGAAGTTGCTTCAAACGGTTATTGATGCGCTGCCCGATGCCATTTACTTAAAAGATAATGATTCCCGGTTCATTCTGGGGAATAAGGATTTATGTCGCGCCTTGGGAGTTGAGAGTATTAATGAAATCATCGGTAAAACGGATTTTGATTTTAATTCTTCAGATCTCGCTACGAAATTCAAAGCAGAAGAAATGAAGATCATGGACAGTGACTGTCCGATAATTAATCAGGAAGAATGGCATCAGGCAAGCGACGGTACGAAGACTTATATTTTTAGGACAAAAATCCCCTACCGTGATACTGCCGGGAATGTCATCGGGACTTTGGGGATTAATCGGGACGTGACAGAGCTGCAAAAGGTCCGTGAAGAACTCAACCAGAAACTCGCCTTGCTCCAGATGTTGATCGATCATATTCCTGATTATATTTATATCAAAGATCTCGATAGCCGTATCCTGATGGCTAATAAATCGGCTGTCCGTGGTGCAGGATTTAAAAAAATGGAGGATTTTGTCGGGCGCACCGACCATGATAATTTTCCTGCCGATGTCGCCGACAAGTTATTAGCTGAAGAACAGAGGGTTTTGAAGCAGGGGCACATGGAAACATTCCTAAATGAGTGTTATGACAAGTCCAGCCAACAGCATCAAATCATCCTGACGACAAAAATCCCGCTCAGGGATATTGCGGGTAACCTGATCGGCCTTGTCGGTATCGGCCGGGACATTACGGAAGTCAAAAAACAAGAAACAATGCTCGTGCGCACGGAAAAACTCGCCGCGGTAGGAACCTTGGCGGCCGGGACAGCCCATCAATTCAATAACTTACTGGCAATTATCATGGGCACTGTCGAAATGGTCTTGGGAGATCCCAGTTTGTCCGGTAAGTGCAGGGAATACTTAAATACCACAATGGAGGCATCCAAAAAGGCCAATGTGATTGTTAAGGATCTCCTGACTTTTGCCCGGCAAAAAAAACCCATACACCAGTTAAGCTCCCTTAATCAGGTCTTAGAACAGACGATCAGGATTTTGGAGTATGAATATAAAAATGACAGGATTTCATTAGAAAAAGACCTGAGAGATATTCCGGATTACTTAATGGATCCGGATAAATTAAGCCATGTCTTTATGAATTTATTAGTGAATGCGCAGCATGCTTTGGCCGGGATCACGGATAAAAAGGTTAAAGTCACGAGTAAATATGAAAATGGACGCATGGCAGTCCTTATTCAGGATAATGGTTGTGGAATATCCCGGGAACATATGGGTTCCATTTTTGATCCCTTTTTCACGACTAAAGGAGCCAGTGCACAAGGCAGTACACCACAAGCGAAAATCAACGGAACAGGCCTTGGTTTGAGCGTGTGTAATTCAATTATCCAAGAGCACGGAGGGACGATCGAAGTCACCAGTGAAGCAGATGCAGGCACGACTTTTACCGTTTCTTTCCTCATCCAATCGCCCAACCGCCCGCTTCAAGCCATATCGGCTTCCGGCAAGATACTTGTCGTCGATGATGAATTACTCGTCCGCAAGGTAGTCACTGAAGTTTTGAGCCGGAAAGGTTTTTTGATTGAACAAGCCTCGAATGGGCAAGAGGGTTTGGAGATGATTCTGAAAGGTCGTTTTGAGGCTGTTGTTACCGACTTGAGTATGCCCGTGATGGGCGGTATTGAAATGATCCAGAAAATGAATGAAAATATGCCTGTCTCCGAGCGCCCTGCCATGGTAGTGGTGTCTGGTTATGTCGGGGATCATGAGAATCTACTGAAGTCCCTTGATGTGGCAGCAATTGTCGATAAACCATTTACTTCCGAGGATCTGTATCAAGGGGTTTCCGCTGCCACCGTACATTTCCAGAAACGCCAGAAATCTCGCCTGAGCTCGTAG
- a CDS encoding metal ABC transporter permease translates to MTDSISFLAPFQYEFMIRAMIVGALVGTVCATLSCFLILKGWSLMGDAISHAVLPGIVIAYVVGVPLALGAFCSGLFCASATGYIKENSRIKEDAVMGIVFTGLFALGLILVSKVEADIHLMHVLFGSLLGISESDVIQTSIVAGVTLLVVVLMRKDLLLYCFDANHARSIGLNVRVLHYVLLSLLAATIVASLQAVGIIMVIALLITPGAIAYLLSDRFGVMIWIAIGSAVFSCLAGVYVSFFINGSTSGCIVLMLGIIFVLAMIFAPKHGLIVRGRWRKSHVKPWSDQENAAKPT, encoded by the coding sequence ATGACGGATTCCATTTCATTTCTGGCTCCATTCCAGTACGAGTTCATGATCCGGGCGATGATTGTGGGGGCCTTGGTGGGGACTGTCTGTGCGACACTTTCATGTTTTTTGATTCTCAAGGGATGGTCACTGATGGGAGATGCGATTTCGCATGCGGTCCTACCCGGGATTGTCATCGCCTATGTGGTGGGGGTGCCCCTGGCACTGGGCGCCTTTTGCTCCGGACTTTTTTGCGCAAGTGCCACGGGATATATTAAAGAAAACAGCCGCATCAAGGAGGATGCCGTCATGGGAATCGTATTTACCGGACTCTTTGCTTTAGGGCTGATCTTGGTCAGCAAGGTGGAGGCGGACATTCATCTGATGCATGTCCTTTTCGGAAGCCTCTTGGGCATTTCCGAGAGCGATGTCATCCAGACGTCAATTGTCGCGGGAGTGACCCTGCTGGTGGTAGTGCTGATGCGCAAGGATCTTCTGCTCTATTGTTTTGATGCTAACCATGCGCGTAGTATCGGACTCAATGTGCGCGTGCTGCATTATGTACTGCTATCACTTCTGGCAGCCACCATCGTCGCCTCGCTTCAAGCGGTAGGCATCATCATGGTCATTGCTCTACTGATCACACCCGGAGCCATTGCCTATTTACTGAGTGACCGCTTTGGAGTGATGATATGGATCGCCATCGGGAGTGCTGTTTTTTCCTGCCTCGCAGGGGTGTATGTCAGTTTCTTCATCAACGGATCGACTTCCGGCTGCATCGTGCTGATGCTAGGGATCATCTTCGTACTGGCCATGATATTTGCCCCCAAACACGGTCTCATTGTCCGTGGGCGATGGCGCAAGAGCCACGTGAAGCCGTGGAGTGATCAGGAGAACGCGGCCAAACCGACCTAG